The proteins below are encoded in one region of Candidatus Anaeroferrophillus wilburensis:
- a CDS encoding metal-dependent transcriptional regulator: MDYQKVDLTPNMEDYLETIMTLQKDQKVARVRDIARLMKVKMPSVTGAVKNLAEKGLVNYERYSFVTLTKQGMDIAAEIINRHQIIYDFLTRILAVDADIAELDACRIEHAVSPQTVTKLKAFTARHGISQAHE, encoded by the coding sequence ATGGACTACCAGAAAGTCGATTTGACGCCTAACATGGAGGATTATCTTGAAACAATCATGACGCTGCAGAAAGACCAGAAGGTGGCCAGGGTGCGGGATATTGCCAGGCTTATGAAGGTTAAAATGCCCAGTGTAACGGGGGCAGTGAAAAATCTGGCAGAAAAAGGGCTGGTAAACTATGAGAGGTATAGTTTTGTTACGTTAACAAAGCAGGGAATGGACATTGCTGCAGAAATCATCAATCGCCATCAGATTATTTATGATTTTCTCACCAGGATTCTGGCGGTTGATGCTGATATCGCCGAGCTTGATGCCTGCCGCATCGAACATGCCGTCAGTCCCCAGACAGTTACCAAACTGAAAGCGTTTACCGCCCGCCATGGCATCAGCCAAGCACACGAATGA
- a CDS encoding sigma-54-dependent Fis family transcriptional regulator, with protein MIKPRILVVDDESRAVAGLISLLQLDGYHAEGLSDPLAALQRLGQGGVDILLTDLKMPGMSGMELLAEAKKVDPHLSVVMITGQGGVADAVTAMKQGAEDYLAKPVNIEELEIILARIWERVSLIRQNQSLRASLTNTPAMDGFIGTAPQMGKIFHTIQEVAPTSATVLIEGETGTGKELVARSLHALSLRAGKPLIAVNCAALTESLLESELFGHVRGAFTGAVRDKRGKFSLADGGTLFLDEIGEMSLATQAKLLRVLVSGEYQLVGGEKTDFADVRIIAATNKRLRQEVEQGRFREDLYYRLNVIEIMLPPLRDRLEDIPLLVKHFIDQSAAREQVPPRYPDRQVYDVLQGYDWPGNVRELENVIERALIYAKEHPIQPGDLSFQGLANSRLSTPAMVAADPVAWQGLTLKEMEKKMILLALERLGSKKQAAKALGISVRKIEYKLREWDNGKKN; from the coding sequence CGGGCCGTTGCCGGTCTAATTTCCCTGCTCCAGCTGGATGGTTACCACGCTGAGGGACTTAGCGACCCTCTGGCGGCCCTGCAGCGCTTGGGTCAGGGGGGAGTTGACATTCTGCTGACCGACCTTAAAATGCCCGGCATGAGTGGCATGGAGCTGCTTGCTGAAGCCAAAAAAGTTGATCCGCACCTTAGCGTGGTTATGATTACCGGTCAGGGTGGGGTTGCTGACGCGGTGACGGCGATGAAACAGGGGGCTGAGGACTATCTGGCCAAGCCGGTAAATATTGAAGAACTGGAGATTATTCTGGCCCGCATTTGGGAGCGGGTATCATTGATCCGTCAGAACCAGTCACTGAGGGCATCGTTGACCAATACGCCGGCGATGGATGGTTTTATTGGTACAGCCCCGCAGATGGGGAAAATATTTCACACTATTCAGGAGGTGGCACCAACCTCGGCAACCGTGCTTATCGAAGGGGAGACCGGTACCGGCAAAGAGCTGGTGGCCCGTTCCCTCCATGCCCTGAGCCTGAGAGCTGGCAAGCCGTTGATTGCTGTCAATTGCGCCGCCCTGACGGAAAGCCTGCTGGAAAGTGAGCTGTTCGGCCATGTGCGGGGCGCTTTTACCGGTGCGGTTCGCGATAAAAGGGGCAAGTTTTCCCTGGCTGACGGTGGGACCTTGTTTCTTGATGAAATTGGCGAAATGTCGCTGGCCACCCAGGCAAAACTTTTGCGGGTTTTGGTTTCCGGGGAATACCAGCTGGTTGGCGGTGAAAAAACCGATTTTGCTGATGTCCGCATTATTGCGGCCACCAATAAAAGGTTGCGGCAGGAAGTTGAGCAGGGTCGTTTTCGCGAAGACCTTTACTACCGTCTGAATGTCATTGAGATTATGCTGCCACCACTGAGGGATCGTCTCGAGGATATCCCCCTGCTGGTAAAACACTTCATTGATCAAAGTGCCGCCCGGGAGCAGGTTCCGCCCCGCTATCCTGACCGGCAGGTGTATGATGTGCTACAAGGTTATGACTGGCCCGGCAATGTCAGAGAACTTGAGAACGTCATTGAACGTGCGTTGATTTATGCCAAGGAGCATCCTATACAACCGGGAGATCTTTCCTTTCAGGGGTTGGCAAACTCCCGTTTGTCAACCCCTGCCATGGTTGCTGCCGATCCGGTAGCATGGCAGGGACTCACCTTGAAGGAGATGGAGAAAAAAATGATTCTTCTGGCTCTGGAGCGATTGGGGAGTAAAAAGCAGGCTGCCAAAGCCTTGGGCATTAGCGTTCGTAAGATAGAGTATAAGCTGCGAGAGTGGGACAACGGCAAAAAAAATTAA
- the flgF gene encoding flagellar basal-body rod protein FlgF produces the protein MNHGIYTVLSGSLANERRLDVTANNLANVNTGGFKRDIPVFAAFLPPAAEAIPLDNETGPQEYVASAMNRDLWHDFASGSLRETGNPFDVALEGEAFFVVQRPGDGRELYTRNGNFRLNSRNELVTMNGDLVLGGQDKGVPLVVNAREVKIGGRGEIVADGVPIGRLRLVKFSDRQGLAKVGNSQFVATETSGMPQAADEMVVQQGVLELSNADPLTSMVDLIEISRHYELQQRMITTLGDLNQMAATEIAAV, from the coding sequence ATGAATCATGGCATCTATACCGTTTTAAGTGGCTCATTGGCCAACGAACGTCGCTTGGATGTTACTGCCAATAACCTTGCCAATGTTAATACGGGTGGATTCAAACGCGATATTCCGGTTTTTGCCGCTTTTTTGCCGCCAGCGGCGGAAGCGATCCCGCTTGATAATGAAACCGGCCCTCAGGAGTACGTGGCTTCGGCGATGAATCGTGATCTCTGGCATGATTTTGCCTCGGGATCGTTGCGGGAGACGGGTAATCCCTTCGATGTTGCTTTGGAAGGGGAGGCTTTTTTTGTTGTCCAGCGACCTGGTGATGGCCGTGAACTTTATACCAGAAACGGCAATTTCCGTCTCAACAGCAGGAATGAACTGGTAACAATGAATGGGGATTTGGTTCTTGGTGGCCAGGATAAAGGGGTGCCCCTAGTGGTCAATGCCCGTGAAGTGAAGATCGGCGGCCGGGGCGAGATAGTGGCTGATGGGGTTCCCATCGGCAGGTTGCGCTTGGTGAAATTTTCTGATCGTCAGGGGCTTGCTAAAGTCGGGAATAGTCAGTTTGTGGCCACTGAAACCTCCGGGATGCCACAGGCGGCTGATGAAATGGTGGTCCAGCAGGGGGTGCTGGAATTATCAAATGCCGATCCCCTGACCTCCATGGTGGATTTGATTGAAATTTCCCGCCATTATGAACTGCAGCAGCGGATGATCACGACGCTTGGTGACCTCAACCAGATGGCCGCAACCGAAATCGCCGCAGTATAA